A genomic stretch from Pirellulales bacterium includes:
- the tyrS gene encoding tyrosine--tRNA ligase: MYDIYEELSWRGLIHQTTDEVHLRRRLMEQPCAVYAGFDPTADSLHVGHMVALMMLRRFQRAGHPPIALVGGATGMIGDPSGKSEERNLLSAEALAQNVAAMQSQMRAFLDFDSGPTGARLVNNYDWMRGFSYLDFLRDVGKNFPVNVMLAKDSVRSRLERSDSGLSFTEFSYMLLQAYDFVHLNQDFGCELQIGGSDQWGNITAGIDLARRMRAVQLYGITCPLLTKSDGTKMGKTESGALWLSPERTSPYRFYQYWINVDDADAGKCLRFFTDLSRDEIESLDAARAADPGRRESQRRLAEEITRLVHGSAGLTKAQRATEILFGAEIEALSDAELSEIFADVPSQTVPRATLAAGLNVVDAFVTAGLAKSKGDARRTMTQGGGYVNNRRIAGAEVVLGVTDLASETVLVLRSGKKSYALLRFAD; the protein is encoded by the coding sequence GTGTACGATATTTACGAAGAACTCTCCTGGCGAGGCTTGATCCACCAGACCACGGATGAAGTCCACCTGCGGCGTCGGCTGATGGAACAGCCGTGCGCCGTCTATGCCGGCTTTGATCCTACGGCCGATAGCCTGCACGTGGGGCACATGGTGGCGCTTATGATGCTCCGCCGTTTTCAGCGCGCGGGCCACCCGCCGATCGCGTTGGTCGGAGGTGCGACAGGAATGATCGGCGACCCCAGCGGCAAGAGCGAGGAACGCAATCTGCTGTCGGCGGAAGCACTAGCGCAAAATGTCGCCGCCATGCAGTCCCAGATGCGCGCGTTCCTGGATTTTGATTCGGGCCCCACTGGCGCGCGGCTCGTCAACAATTATGACTGGATGCGCGGATTCAGTTACCTCGATTTCCTGCGAGACGTGGGCAAGAACTTTCCGGTCAATGTAATGTTGGCCAAGGATTCAGTACGCAGCCGCCTTGAGCGCAGCGACAGCGGCTTGAGCTTCACCGAGTTCAGTTACATGTTGCTGCAAGCGTACGATTTCGTGCACCTGAATCAAGACTTTGGCTGCGAGCTGCAAATCGGCGGCAGCGACCAGTGGGGCAATATCACGGCCGGAATCGATCTGGCAAGACGGATGCGTGCCGTACAGTTGTATGGTATTACCTGCCCGCTCTTGACCAAGAGCGACGGTACGAAGATGGGAAAAACCGAGTCGGGCGCCCTTTGGCTTTCGCCCGAACGGACTAGTCCCTACCGCTTCTATCAGTATTGGATCAATGTCGACGATGCGGATGCGGGCAAGTGCTTGCGTTTCTTCACGGATTTGTCTCGCGACGAAATTGAATCGCTCGACGCGGCCCGCGCTGCCGACCCCGGCCGACGCGAAAGTCAGCGCCGGCTGGCCGAGGAGATCACCCGACTCGTTCATGGTAGCGCCGGGCTGACCAAAGCCCAGCGTGCGACGGAGATTCTCTTTGGGGCCGAGATCGAGGCACTTTCCGACGCGGAGCTGAGCGAGATTTTTGCCGACGTTCCCAGTCAGACCGTGCCGCGGGCAACCTTGGCTGCCGGGCTCAACGTCGTCGACGCTTTTGTCACGGCCGGTCTAGCCAAGAGCAAGGGAGACGCACGCCGCACCATGACGCAAGGGGGAGGCTACGTGAACAATCGACGTATAGCCGGTGCGGAGGTGGTTTTAGGCGTAACAGACCTCGCCAGCGAAACGGTGCTGGTACTGCGCTCGGGCAAGAAAAGCTACGCGCTACTGCGGTTCGCGGACTGA